GCATTGCACAGGTTGTGCATTCAAACAGCTGATAAAAACAACACCCttcattgtttattttaaaccAATTGGGGTAATTTAATTAGCCTAATtatgttaaataaatgttttataaattGTGTAGTGatcaattcaaaaataaacaacatttaaaataattaatatatttggTAATTGTCACTCACTCTGGTCACACACCAAGACCGTCTATCATGTCGTGCGCAAAGCcgcatattttgattattGAACCGTTTTACGGGGGCAGTCACAAACAGCTGATCGGCGCACTGATCGAGggtacacatatatacatacttagAATATTACAACTAGACATACAAACTTCACTCCAACTTATCATCCAATTTGTAGGTCTCAACCATGGCGACAGCGAGATATTCAGCCTTCCCGCCAAGAAATGGCACTGGCGAGCACGCACCTCTGCCCTCCACTTCGCCCAGCTGATTCCGCGCGATCACGCATTCCGGGTGCTTTTCGCCAGCTCCGTGCTCAGCCTGGCCGAGCTGATTGGTCTGCGTCCGGATCTGGCCGCTTGCCGGAAGATCGTCTACTTCCACGAGAACCAGCTGATCTATCCGGTGCGCGAGGTGAAGCAGCGCGATTGTCAATACGGTTTCAATGAGATACTCTCCTGGTAGGTGACCATCCTGTATACCCAACTTGCATCCATAACCCATCCATTTTCAGTCTTGCCGCAGACATGGTGCTCTTCAATTCCCAATTCAACTGCAACTCGTTTTTGGATAATGTTCAGCCCTTTCTGAATATGCAGCCAGACTTTAAAATCAAGCATATTCGCGAGCAAATCGAGAAGAAATGCCAAGTGCTGTACTTTCCCGTCAATTTCGAACGGTTTCCCATTCGGAAGGAGTGCGTAAAGGGGGAGACTGCTGAGGATCTGGATGAGAAGTGCATCCATCTTATTTGGCCACATCGCTGGGAGCACGATAAGAATCCCAAACTACTGGTGGATACGCTCTGTCAGCTCCATGAGCGACAAGTGGACTTCAAGGTGACTATTTGTGGCGAGAGTTACCAGGAGATACCGGAGGAATTCGAGCATATACAGGAGAAACTGGGCAGCAAGCTGGTGAACTTTGGCCATCTGGAGCGTGAAGAGTACTTGAAGACCCTGCTGACTGGGGACATTGTGATATCAACTGCCGACCATGAGTTTTTTGGAGTAGCAATGCTGGAGGCCGCTTTCTGCGGCTGTTATCCCATTGCGCCCAACAAATTGGTCTACCCGGAAATCTACCCAAAGGAAAACCTCT
The DNA window shown above is from Drosophila melanogaster chromosome X and carries:
- the CG15914 gene encoding uncharacterized protein, with translation MSCAKPHILIIEPFYGGSHKQLIGALIEGLNHGDSEIFSLPAKKWHWRARTSALHFAQLIPRDHAFRVLFASSVLSLAELIGLRPDLAACRKIVYFHENQLIYPVREVKQRDCQYGFNEILSCLAADMVLFNSQFNCNSFLDNVQPFLNMQPDFKIKHIREQIEKKCQVLYFPVNFERFPIRKECVKGETAEDLDEKCIHLIWPHRWEHDKNPKLLVDTLCQLHERQVDFKVTICGESYQEIPEEFEHIQEKLGSKLVNFGHLEREEYLKTLLTGDIVISTADHEFFGVAMLEAAFCGCYPIAPNKLVYPEIYPKENLYNTSNALTKKLYNFCRMPRVFRKQRDQFFENFNFDRFSAKELVPKYLDIFNKHIADEQS